One genomic window of Coffea eugenioides isolate CCC68of chromosome 1, Ceug_1.0, whole genome shotgun sequence includes the following:
- the LOC113773627 gene encoding uncharacterized protein LOC113773627, translated as MEGEYENTVPLDDTIALGSPEAEAHLRTLDINTEVLSTPDSIDCGIAQSLDDIVDDSMDAIPLDIDKDGSEVVGKIFPLKENKTSVRGHGSCMEKRKMNALGRTVMLDKDVTGHSIQQLASTRRTDERGDTQKHELASSHADTSNHKQQFIQDSGTSEYEEALPDHSYNIVQKDYKSLESIGLSVVNALDFVDHFLAVNNQYLCGKFENARADGTNSPPPFTTKGAQTLASRTNLATRARELGMFDWEEKQATERNSDKKQDEKFAMGSPGKPSEQDQSATNGQDIFEFGFDTQMAAEAMEALICAPPPNSREQCTYQVPKNEIHNSSVNASKDEGLKHSANKKVADSGPQTNRKRTVKLRSPTNRLNGNKPRQFKKHSENLTGYNSPSSINKNLIYREPLAAKSSNCGHALTMKKSICGRSSRVISQQKNGAPCESENSKGAGNDLVSLNFIGLNQHGEEMLFKKFRRSSQKTKRMEFQPSMAPVSSFKRRISANLEFDVPKKRRKKRLGIGVCKTIESKSLMSASDGLAEVTRTKGPQQPRSTSGSFGTIDLLKLDPWCYPKQKRTHKGVRHQSNGFSNSSTLLTLADDENKNKYPTENRLSSWRNCGPLLHSQTEFGSSPEKNLPGVCESAITSEEMIIMDLDRVKSSELYGKSDMMGTIWSADCSENIRLGAVSADIRASQTTKTDVRIPGKKLISRPSLMKELTRLGYNKSLPNFMPRELRRRRRNVCVLFSQHLKSNVLNQQKKILARLGFSIASCCSDATHFVIDGFVRTRNMLEAIAFGKPVVTHLWLESCGQANSFIDEKSYILRDTKKENEIGFSMPASLACARENPLLQGRRVFITPNVKPSIELIQSLVKAVHGKVIKGIGRAAQGENFISKELLVLTSEEDYVSCLPILEKGAAVYDSELLLNGIVIQKLEFERHQLFTNCVEGNCSKKCPEKN; from the exons ATGGAGGGTGAGTATGAGAATACTGTTCCTCTTGATGACACTATTGCGCTGGGAAGTCCTGAAGCTGAAGCCCATCTACGGACTCTTGATATTAACACCGAGGTGTTGAGTACCCCTGATTCCATTGACTGTGGCATAGCTCAAAGCCTGGATGACATAGTGGATGATTCTATGGACGCTATTCCGCTTGATATTGACAAAGATGGATCCGAAGTCGTGGGCAAAATATTTCCACTGAAGGAAAACAAGACAAGTGTTAGAGGGCATGGTTCATGTATGGAGAAAAGGAAGATGAATGCTCTTG GACGTACGGTGATGCTGGATAAAGATGTCACTGGACATTCCATTCAGCAGTTAGCTTCTACTAGAAGAACTGATGAACGTGGTGATACTCAGAAGCATGAACTTGCCTCTTCCCATGCTGACACTAGTAATCACAAACAACAATTTATTCAAGACAGTGGAACATCTGAATATGAAGAGGCTTTACCAGATCATTCATATAACATTGTCCAAAAGGATTACAAGAGCTTGGAGAGCATTGGGCTGTCAGTTGTGAATGCCCTGGACTTTGTTGATCACTTTCTGGCCGTTAATAATCAGTACTTATGTGGGAAGTTTGAAAATGCAAGAGCTGATGGTACAAATTCACCTCCTCCTTTCACTACAAAGGGAGCACAAACATTGGCAAGCAGAACAAATCTTGCCACCAGAGCTCGAGAATTAGGAATGTTTGATTGGGAAGAAAAGCAAGCTACCGAAAGAAATTCTGATAAGAAGCAGGATGAAAAGTTTGCTATGGGATCTCCAGGAAAGCCATCAGAACAGGATCAAAGCGCAACAAATGGACAAGATATCTTTGAATTTGGTTTCGACACTCAAATGGCTGCTGAGGCTATGGAAGCCTTAATATGTGCACCCCCTCCCAACTCTAGGGAACAATGTACTTATCAAGTTCCCAAGAATGAAATCCATAACTCCTCAGTAAATGCATCAAAGGATGAAGGATTAAAACACTCTGCCAATAAAAAGGTGGCTGATTCAGGTCCACAAACCAACAGGAAACGAACAGTAAAATTAAGGAGTCCCACTAACAGGTTGAATGGCAATAAGCCTCGCCAGTTCAAAAAACACTCTGAAAATCTCACGGGGTACAACTCTCCCTCTTCAATAAACAAAAATCTCATCTACAGGGAGCCATTGGCTGCAAAATCTTCGAATTGTGGACATGCTCTTACTATGAAGAAAAGTATATGTGGAAGAAGTTCTAGGGTAATCAGTCAACAAAAGAATGGTGCACCTTGTGAAAGTGAGAACTCAAAGGGAGCAGGGAATGATCTTGTTTCATTGAATTTCATTGGACTTAACCAACATGGAGAAGAAATGTTATTCAAGAAGTTCCGAAGATCTTCACAAAAAACAAAGAGGATGGAATTTCAGCCATCTATGGCTCCAGTAAGTAGTTTTAAAAGAAGGATAAGCGCTAATTTGGAGTTTGATGTTCctaagaaaaggagaaagaagagATTAGGCATTGGTGTTTGCAAAACCATTGAAAGCAAATCTTTGATGTCAGCATCTGATGGCTTAGCGGAAGTTACAAGAACCAAAGGTCCTCAACAACCTAGAAGTACTTCTGGTTCATTTGGAACTATTGATCTGTTAAAACTGGATCCATGGTGCTATCCAAAACAGAAGAGAACACATAAGGGTGTGAGACACCAATCAAATGGATTCAGTAACTCATCTACTTTGTTGACTTTAGCTGATGACGAGAACAAAAACAAGTATCCTACTGAAAATAGATTATCTTCTTGGAGGAATTGTGGGCCTTTGCTCCATAGTCAAACAGAATTTGGGTCCTCCCCAGAAAAGAATCTGCCTGGTGTGTGTGAATCGGCAATCACAAGTGAAGAAATGATTATTATGGACCTCGATAGAGTTAAATCCTCTGAGCTATATGGAAAATCAGATATGATGGGTACCATATGGTCCGCGGATTGTTCAGAGAACATCAGGTTAGGTGCAGTATCAGCTGATATAAGGGCATCGCAAACTACCAAGACTGATGTCAGAATTCCAGGCAAGAAATTGATCTCAAGACCATCCCTTATGAAAGAGCTTACTCGATTAGGATATAACAAATCTCTACCCAATTTTATGCCTAGAGAGTTGAGAAGACGAAGGAGAAACGTTTGTGTCTTATTCAGTCAACATCTGAAGTCTAATGTACTTAACCAGCAGAAAAAG ATTTTGGCCCGATTAGGCTTTTCAATCGCATCTTGTTGCTCAGATGCCACACACTTTGTAATTGATGGATTTGTGCGTACACGGAATATGTTGGAAGCCATTGCTTTTGGTAAGCCAGTGGTGACACATTTATGGCTTGAGAGCTGTGGACAAGCAAACTCTTTCATTGATGAGAAGAGTTACATACTTCGAGACaccaaaaaggaaaatgaaattgGTTTTAGCATGCCTGCTTCACTTGCTTGCGCAAGAGAGAATCCACTTTTGCAG GGTCGAAGAGTCTTTATAACTCCGAATGTTAAACCAAGCATAGAGTTGATTCAGAGCTTGGTCAAGGCAGTTCATGGCAAG GTAATTAAAGGAATTGGAAGGGCAGCACAAGGGGAAAATTTCATATCAAAAGAACTATTAGTTCTTACCTCAGAGGAGGATTACGTTAGCTGCTTGCCAATTCTTGAGAAAG GTGCTGCAGTGTATGATTCGGAGCTTTTGCTGAATGGGATAGTTATTCAGAAACTAGAATTTGAGAG GCATCAGCTTTTCACCAACTGTGTTGAGGGTAACTGCTCCAAAAAATGTCCGGAGAAGAATTGA
- the LOC113779735 gene encoding secoisolariciresinol dehydrogenase isoform X2, with amino-acid sequence MFSIRSSSSISRALLARSFVMREFCAQRKESKLEGKVALITGAARGIGKETATKFITNGAKVVIADIRRDVGQETARQLGANASFVACDVSQESDVSNAVDYTVSTHGQLDIMYNNAGIACRTPPSVVDLDLAAFDKVVSINVRGAVAGIKHASRVMIPRQAGCILCTASVTGMMGGLAQHTYSITKSSVIGMVKSVAAELCKHGIRVNCISPFAIPTAFALEEMQDYFPGLDAGALADMVHNAGVLKGANCEPSDVANAALYLASDDAKYISGHNLVVDGGFTSIKSLNFAGT; translated from the exons ATGTTCAGCATCAGATCAAG CAGCTCCATTTCAAGAGCCTTGCTCGCTCGAAGCTTCGTCATGAGGGAGTTCTGCgcccaaagaaaagaaag CAAATTAGAAGGCAAGGTAGCATTGATCACGGGAGCGGCACGTGGCATTGGCAAAGAGACcgccacaaaattcatcaccaATGGTGCCAAAGTGGTGATCGCCGACATACGCAGAGATGTCGGGCAAGAAACCGCTAGACAACTGGGAGCAAACGCCAGTTTCGTGGCATGCGACGTCTCCCAAGAATCAGACGTCTCAAACGCAGTGGATTACACTGTGTCCACTCACGGTCAACTCGATATCATGTACAACAATGCCGGCATCGCATGTCGTACTCCACCAAGCGTAGTGGACCTTGACCTTGCAGCCTTCGACAAAGTCGTTTCCATCAATGTCCGGGGCGCTGTTGCAGGGATCAAGCACGCATCACGGGTCATGATTCCTCGACAAGCTGGGTGCATCTTGTGCACGGCCAGCGTTACCGGCATGATGGGTGGGTTGGCACAGCATACCTACTCCATAACTAAATCCAGTGTGATAGGGATGGTCAAGTCGGTTGCAGCAGAGCTATGCAAGCATGGAATCAGAGTCAACTGTATATCGCCATTTGCCATTCCGACGGCCTTTGCACTGGAAGAAATGCAGGACTACTTTCCCGGTTTGGATGCTGGGGCGCTCGCGGACATGGTCCACAATGCGGGAGTGCTCAAGGGAGCTAATTGCGAACCCAGCGATGTCGCCAATGCTGCACTTTACCTTGCATCCGACGATGCAAAATACATTAGCGGCCATAATCTGGTGGTGGATGGGGGTTTTACGTCGATCAAAAGCTTAAACTTTGCCGGTACCTGA
- the LOC113779735 gene encoding secoisolariciresinol dehydrogenase isoform X1: MFSIRSSSSSISRALLARSFVMREFCAQRKESKLEGKVALITGAARGIGKETATKFITNGAKVVIADIRRDVGQETARQLGANASFVACDVSQESDVSNAVDYTVSTHGQLDIMYNNAGIACRTPPSVVDLDLAAFDKVVSINVRGAVAGIKHASRVMIPRQAGCILCTASVTGMMGGLAQHTYSITKSSVIGMVKSVAAELCKHGIRVNCISPFAIPTAFALEEMQDYFPGLDAGALADMVHNAGVLKGANCEPSDVANAALYLASDDAKYISGHNLVVDGGFTSIKSLNFAGT; the protein is encoded by the exons ATGTTCAGCATCAGATCAAG CAGCAGCTCCATTTCAAGAGCCTTGCTCGCTCGAAGCTTCGTCATGAGGGAGTTCTGCgcccaaagaaaagaaag CAAATTAGAAGGCAAGGTAGCATTGATCACGGGAGCGGCACGTGGCATTGGCAAAGAGACcgccacaaaattcatcaccaATGGTGCCAAAGTGGTGATCGCCGACATACGCAGAGATGTCGGGCAAGAAACCGCTAGACAACTGGGAGCAAACGCCAGTTTCGTGGCATGCGACGTCTCCCAAGAATCAGACGTCTCAAACGCAGTGGATTACACTGTGTCCACTCACGGTCAACTCGATATCATGTACAACAATGCCGGCATCGCATGTCGTACTCCACCAAGCGTAGTGGACCTTGACCTTGCAGCCTTCGACAAAGTCGTTTCCATCAATGTCCGGGGCGCTGTTGCAGGGATCAAGCACGCATCACGGGTCATGATTCCTCGACAAGCTGGGTGCATCTTGTGCACGGCCAGCGTTACCGGCATGATGGGTGGGTTGGCACAGCATACCTACTCCATAACTAAATCCAGTGTGATAGGGATGGTCAAGTCGGTTGCAGCAGAGCTATGCAAGCATGGAATCAGAGTCAACTGTATATCGCCATTTGCCATTCCGACGGCCTTTGCACTGGAAGAAATGCAGGACTACTTTCCCGGTTTGGATGCTGGGGCGCTCGCGGACATGGTCCACAATGCGGGAGTGCTCAAGGGAGCTAATTGCGAACCCAGCGATGTCGCCAATGCTGCACTTTACCTTGCATCCGACGATGCAAAATACATTAGCGGCCATAATCTGGTGGTGGATGGGGGTTTTACGTCGATCAAAAGCTTAAACTTTGCCGGTACCTGA